The following are from one region of the Amylibacter sp. IMCC11727 genome:
- a CDS encoding DUF6456 domain-containing protein, with product MTEQKTAKHHENSGSSATRRGGLEEAAASYLAHVVDGKSIRSIAQKSDVHPSTIMRRVRKIEGLRDDPALDQFLNSAAVKGNRLVRPDGTRLSGTGPEQFSAEEKTLLRRMAETGAMLVVSKGLKKAVVMRANADGKRTRTAVVDACLAGTSVIKDWLRCSQTGHISLYEITDVGRSALKRAIAEDTIKGRTPTGFAEGPSVFSEQHKDWGERSVRDDDGVTRKKRVNLRESPLTTLARKKDKNGRAFLSSELIEAGDRLREDFELSQMGPRVGQNWERFLTGGQRGNFGSGDGGSTVAQDRLHAALEALGPGLGDIAMRCCCFLEGLEIAEKRMGWSARSGKIVLRIALQRLRQHYDTSYQPEERKIG from the coding sequence GTGACTGAACAGAAGACTGCTAAACATCATGAAAATTCGGGCTCCAGCGCCACGCGGCGCGGGGGGTTAGAAGAGGCTGCGGCGAGCTATTTGGCACATGTGGTGGATGGAAAAAGCATCCGGTCCATTGCGCAAAAGTCGGACGTGCATCCCTCTACGATTATGCGCCGTGTGCGCAAAATTGAAGGATTGCGTGATGATCCCGCACTTGATCAGTTTCTAAACTCGGCTGCGGTCAAGGGAAACCGATTGGTGCGCCCAGATGGCACGAGGTTAAGCGGGACTGGGCCAGAGCAATTCAGCGCTGAAGAAAAGACCCTGTTGCGGCGGATGGCTGAAACGGGCGCGATGCTGGTGGTGTCAAAAGGTCTGAAAAAGGCAGTTGTGATGCGGGCGAATGCCGATGGGAAACGCACGCGCACGGCCGTTGTGGATGCCTGTTTGGCAGGAACAAGCGTGATTAAAGACTGGTTGCGGTGTTCGCAGACGGGGCATATCTCCCTTTATGAGATCACCGATGTGGGTCGATCCGCGTTGAAGCGCGCGATTGCAGAGGACACGATCAAAGGGCGGACCCCCACAGGGTTCGCCGAAGGCCCAAGTGTGTTTTCAGAACAGCACAAAGATTGGGGCGAGCGATCCGTTCGTGACGATGACGGTGTGACGCGCAAGAAGCGGGTGAACTTGCGAGAAAGCCCGCTCACGACTTTGGCGCGCAAAAAAGACAAAAACGGCCGTGCGTTTTTAAGCAGTGAATTGATCGAAGCAGGGGATCGCCTGCGCGAGGATTTCGAACTGTCCCAAATGGGGCCGCGCGTTGGTCAGAACTGGGAACGGTTTTTGACGGGTGGTCAGCGGGGTAATTTCGGATCGGGAGACGGCGGGTCAACCGTGGCCCAAGACAGATTGCACGCCGCATTAGAGGCTTTGGGTCCAGGCCTTGGTGATATTGCGATGCGGTGTTGCTGTTTTCTGGAAGGGCTGGAAATTGCGGAAAAACGCATGGGGTGGTCAGCACGATCAGGGAAGATTGTACTGCGCATTGCGCTGCAACGATTGCGCCAACATTACGACACGTCGTATCAGCCTGAAGAGCGTAAAATAGGGTGA
- a CDS encoding DUF6477 family protein gives MINTQVILSSLKRPKILINAARLGMADYNRDADLRFIVKTSTTPDHDAAIETLLARENELESNRKNGNAGYSVHEHIRVLAALLAESRLPIFSQKRLSP, from the coding sequence ATGATCAACACCCAAGTAATTCTCAGTTCGCTGAAACGTCCGAAAATACTCATCAATGCGGCCCGTCTGGGTATGGCAGATTACAACCGTGACGCGGATTTACGATTCATTGTCAAAACCAGCACCACACCCGATCACGATGCGGCCATCGAAACGCTGTTGGCACGGGAAAACGAATTAGAAAGCAATCGCAAGAACGGCAATGCGGGCTATAGCGTTCACGAACACATTCGGGTGCTTGCGGCCTTGCTGGCTGAGTCGCGATTGCCCATTTTTTCGCAGAAACGTTTGTCGCCCTAA
- a CDS encoding M20/M25/M40 family metallo-hydrolase — protein sequence MSLDQVLAHIDADQDAALERLMALLRIQSISTDSAYADQCDAAADWLIDDLNSLGFDASKRETPGHPMVVAHSEGTGTHALFYGHYDVQPIDPIELWDNPPFEPSIEDTPNGKVIRGRGSSDDKGQLMTFVEACRAWKAVTGSLPTKVSILFEGEEESGSPSLVPFMEANKDELKSDITLICDTGMITPNTPSIVTMLRGLVGQQVTITGPDKDLHSGFFGGLARNPIRVMNKALAALHDDEGRVTLDGFYDGVQELPQQVADQWNSIDWSADEFLGGVNLSVPAGEAGRSGLEQIWSRPTCDVNGIWGGYTGEGSKTVIPSQAHAKISFRLVAGQDPLKIREAFQAHMRAHLPEDCDVEFNDYGAGPAASMEIDNPAFELARSALTDEWNTDAVYVGCGGSIPIAGHFQDIVGTQSMLIGFGQDDDQIHSPNEKYDLRSFHKGIRSWARILAALAD from the coding sequence ATGTCTCTTGATCAAGTTCTTGCCCATATTGATGCGGATCAGGACGCCGCCCTTGAACGACTAATGGCGCTTTTGCGTATTCAGTCCATCTCTACAGACAGCGCCTATGCCGATCAATGCGATGCAGCGGCAGATTGGTTGATTGATGACCTCAACAGCCTTGGGTTTGACGCCAGCAAACGTGAAACACCAGGCCATCCAATGGTTGTCGCCCACAGCGAAGGCACAGGCACGCACGCGCTATTTTACGGCCACTACGATGTGCAACCCATTGATCCAATTGAACTTTGGGATAACCCACCGTTTGAGCCAAGCATCGAAGACACCCCAAATGGTAAGGTGATCCGTGGTCGCGGCTCATCCGATGACAAAGGCCAGTTGATGACCTTTGTTGAGGCCTGCCGCGCTTGGAAAGCCGTTACAGGCAGCCTGCCAACCAAAGTGTCGATCTTGTTTGAGGGCGAAGAGGAATCAGGGTCCCCCTCCCTTGTTCCGTTTATGGAAGCCAACAAAGACGAGCTGAAATCCGACATCACGCTGATTTGTGACACTGGCATGATCACGCCCAATACGCCATCCATCGTAACCATGTTGCGCGGTCTCGTGGGCCAACAAGTCACCATCACTGGCCCTGACAAAGACCTGCATTCAGGCTTTTTCGGCGGCTTGGCGCGCAACCCAATCCGCGTGATGAACAAGGCGCTTGCCGCACTGCATGATGACGAAGGGCGCGTCACTCTTGATGGATTTTACGACGGTGTTCAGGAACTGCCCCAACAAGTGGCCGATCAATGGAACAGCATCGACTGGTCCGCTGACGAATTCTTGGGTGGCGTAAATCTGTCCGTGCCTGCGGGGGAAGCGGGCCGCTCTGGGCTGGAACAAATCTGGTCACGCCCCACATGTGATGTAAACGGCATCTGGGGCGGCTATACAGGCGAAGGCTCCAAAACCGTGATCCCATCCCAAGCCCATGCAAAAATTAGCTTCCGCTTAGTGGCTGGCCAAGACCCGCTGAAAATTCGCGAGGCTTTCCAAGCACACATGCGCGCGCACTTGCCCGAAGATTGCGATGTGGAATTCAATGATTATGGCGCGGGCCCAGCGGCCAGTATGGAAATCGACAATCCAGCCTTTGAACTGGCCCGCTCTGCCCTGACCGATGAATGGAACACAGATGCAGTTTACGTAGGCTGTGGCGGCTCCATTCCGATTGCGGGGCATTTCCAAGATATCGTTGGCACACAATCCATGCTCATCGGCTTTGGCCAAGACGACGATCAAATCCATTCACCGAATGAAAAATACGACTTGCGATCCTTTCACAAAGGCATTCGCAGCTGGGCACGTATACTCGCGGCCCTCGCCGACTAA
- a CDS encoding YbaK/EbsC family protein: MSKSLKRVKRTAEELGLTIDVVETTIDTHTAEQAAQSQNCHVDQIAKSIIFRGETSGTAILFLTAGGNRVDGDKASALANEPLGKADAALIRAQTGFAIGGVSPIGHLNPIKTFIDPRLMEFDELWAAAGTPRHVFAISPQVLVDVTGAVVADFTA; this comes from the coding sequence ATGAGCAAGAGCCTGAAACGCGTCAAACGCACCGCCGAAGAATTGGGATTAACCATCGACGTGGTTGAAACCACCATCGACACGCACACCGCCGAACAAGCGGCCCAATCGCAAAACTGTCATGTGGATCAGATCGCAAAATCCATCATCTTTCGCGGTGAAACCAGCGGCACAGCCATCCTGTTTCTTACGGCTGGGGGCAACCGCGTAGACGGTGACAAAGCCTCCGCCTTGGCCAATGAGCCGCTTGGCAAAGCAGACGCCGCATTGATCCGTGCGCAAACAGGTTTCGCCATTGGTGGCGTGTCCCCAATCGGGCACTTGAACCCGATTAAGACCTTTATTGATCCGCGTTTGATGGAATTTGATGAACTTTGGGCCGCCGCAGGTACGCCGCGCCACGTATTCGCCATATCGCCACAGGTTTTGGTGGATGTTACAGGAGCCGTAGTGGCGGATTTTACGGCCTAA
- a CDS encoding bifunctional [glutamine synthetase] adenylyltransferase/[glutamine synthetase]-adenylyl-L-tyrosine phosphorylase — MGYQCREWPLDARGDAAHLIGMTLQNLLTRAPLPHDQDLAQDAVDRVQGRPKRVQDLVAGMAGSSSFLRGLLEKEADWFDAALDQDPDEAFDAILSTIETPLNTGLRQAKRRVALLLAACDLGGIWPLTEVTSRLTRFADVAVDMALRSEIVTMIERGKLPNCGPDDLADCAGVAVIAMGKMGAGELNYSSDIDLIVLFDGDHHAGEDYDEARMALQRATRNMAKLLSDVSADGYVFRTDLRLRPNPSVTPVCVPMDAAERYYESEGRTWERAAFIKARACAGDIAAGTAFLERIKPFVWRKHLDFAAIQDAHDMRLLIREHKGLGGPIVVRGHDMKLGRGGIREIEFFAQTQQLIAGGRDKDLRPATTLGALTALQAKGWIPADVADDLSAAYVAHRTTEHRIQMLRDAQTQIVPSSDEAVAQLANLSGWADVDGFLQDQRDRLQHVHDLIEGFFEPDVDERDEDTPTLEPHLRETMDSWAGLPALRSDRSVTIFERLRPDIERRLAGAARPDFALMQLDGFMRKLPAGVQLFSLFEANPHILELLLDICAIAPALAQHLSRNTSVLDAVLSGQFFEPLPDADGYFQMLETALEDVDDYEDALNATRRWQKEQHFRIGVLMLRQLADLEEVEGAYSDLASAVIQGVLPWVERDVARRYGRFERQDVSILAMGKLGSRQMTATSDLDLILLYSVDGEYSDGKKSLSASQYFARLTQTLITALSSPMSEGELYEVDMRLRPSGRQGPVATSVAGFAAYQHEKAWTWEHLALTRGRVVAGVADEVEAVRAAVLALPRETAVVAQDVADMRARLMAAKGNQATSWDVKDLAGGILDIELLAQMVALVSGSDVRDPRMQLALSFDPNVRGLAQTHALLCAVQQAQRLLISGRFDPDQLGRDGMGFVLAFTGFDDETALKEAISDAVVQSKAEIDRILAAK, encoded by the coding sequence ATGGGATATCAGTGCCGTGAATGGCCGCTTGACGCAAGGGGCGATGCGGCCCATCTTATTGGAATGACGTTACAAAATCTGCTGACCCGCGCGCCGTTGCCCCATGACCAAGACTTGGCGCAAGACGCTGTTGATCGGGTTCAAGGTCGCCCCAAACGGGTGCAGGATTTAGTGGCGGGAATGGCGGGCAGCAGCAGCTTTTTACGCGGTTTGCTGGAGAAAGAGGCGGATTGGTTCGACGCTGCACTAGATCAGGACCCAGACGAAGCGTTTGACGCAATCCTTAGCACCATTGAAACGCCACTGAACACGGGTTTGCGGCAAGCAAAACGGCGAGTGGCGTTGTTGCTGGCGGCCTGTGATCTTGGTGGGATTTGGCCGCTGACAGAGGTTACGTCACGGCTCACGCGGTTTGCGGATGTAGCGGTGGATATGGCGTTGCGATCTGAAATTGTCACGATGATTGAACGGGGTAAGTTGCCGAACTGCGGGCCCGATGATCTGGCTGATTGCGCTGGGGTTGCGGTGATTGCCATGGGCAAGATGGGGGCGGGGGAATTGAATTATTCGTCCGATATTGACCTGATTGTCTTGTTTGATGGGGATCACCACGCGGGGGAGGATTACGACGAGGCACGCATGGCATTGCAACGGGCCACACGCAATATGGCCAAGCTGTTGTCAGATGTCAGCGCGGATGGATATGTGTTTCGCACCGATCTGCGATTGCGGCCCAATCCGTCTGTGACACCTGTATGTGTGCCCATGGATGCTGCGGAACGATACTATGAAAGTGAGGGGCGCACGTGGGAACGGGCCGCGTTTATCAAGGCGCGGGCCTGTGCAGGGGATATCGCAGCGGGGACCGCGTTTTTGGAGCGGATCAAACCGTTTGTGTGGCGCAAACACCTGGATTTCGCGGCCATTCAAGACGCCCATGACATGCGCCTTTTAATTCGTGAACACAAAGGGTTAGGCGGCCCTATCGTGGTGCGTGGCCACGATATGAAATTGGGGCGAGGGGGCATACGAGAAATCGAGTTTTTTGCCCAAACCCAACAGCTGATTGCTGGGGGACGGGACAAGGATTTGCGGCCCGCGACCACGCTTGGGGCATTGACGGCGTTACAGGCCAAAGGATGGATTCCTGCCGATGTGGCGGATGATTTAAGCGCGGCTTACGTGGCGCATCGCACCACCGAACACCGCATTCAAATGCTGCGGGATGCACAAACACAGATCGTGCCGAGCAGTGATGAAGCGGTAGCGCAATTGGCCAACCTATCGGGTTGGGCCGATGTTGACGGTTTTTTGCAGGATCAGCGGGACCGTTTACAACATGTGCATGACCTAATCGAAGGGTTCTTTGAACCCGATGTGGATGAACGGGATGAGGATACGCCCACGCTAGAGCCGCATTTGCGCGAAACCATGGACAGTTGGGCCGGTTTGCCTGCACTGCGATCCGATCGGTCGGTGACAATTTTTGAACGGTTACGCCCTGATATTGAACGCCGATTGGCAGGGGCGGCACGGCCTGATTTTGCACTGATGCAGCTGGATGGATTTATGCGCAAATTGCCCGCAGGGGTGCAATTGTTTTCCCTGTTCGAGGCCAATCCCCATATCCTAGAGCTCTTGTTGGATATCTGCGCCATTGCGCCCGCTTTGGCCCAGCATTTATCGCGCAACACGAGCGTTTTGGACGCGGTTCTGAGTGGGCAGTTTTTTGAGCCTTTGCCAGATGCGGATGGGTATTTCCAGATGTTGGAAACGGCGCTGGAAGATGTGGATGATTACGAGGATGCGCTGAACGCGACACGGCGGTGGCAGAAAGAACAGCATTTCCGCATTGGCGTTTTGATGCTGCGCCAACTGGCCGATTTGGAAGAAGTAGAAGGCGCCTATTCCGATCTCGCCAGTGCGGTGATCCAAGGGGTTTTGCCCTGGGTTGAGCGGGATGTGGCGCGGCGGTACGGGCGGTTTGAGCGCCAAGACGTTAGCATTTTGGCCATGGGGAAGCTGGGGTCGCGGCAGATGACAGCGACCAGTGATCTGGATTTGATCCTGCTCTATTCTGTGGATGGGGAGTATTCGGATGGGAAGAAATCCCTGTCGGCCAGCCAATATTTTGCGCGTCTGACCCAAACTCTGATTACGGCATTATCTTCGCCCATGTCCGAAGGGGAGCTTTACGAGGTGGACATGCGGTTGCGCCCATCAGGGCGGCAAGGGCCAGTGGCCACGTCAGTGGCGGGATTTGCAGCCTATCAACATGAAAAGGCGTGGACGTGGGAGCATTTGGCCCTGACGCGTGGGCGCGTCGTGGCGGGCGTTGCCGATGAAGTAGAGGCCGTGCGGGCCGCCGTTCTGGCGTTGCCGCGCGAAACGGCGGTGGTGGCACAAGATGTGGCTGATATGCGGGCCCGTTTGATGGCGGCCAAGGGCAATCAAGCCACTTCTTGGGACGTGAAAGATTTGGCAGGCGGTATTCTGGATATCGAATTGCTGGCTCAGATGGTGGCGCTGGTATCTGGCAGTGACGTGCGCGATCCGCGTATGCAATTGGCCCTTTCGTTTGATCCAAATGTCCGTGGCTTGGCGCAAACACATGCGCTGCTGTGCGCGGTGCAACAGGCGCAACGTTTGTTAATTTCTGGTCGGTTTGATCCCGATCAATTGGGACGCGATGGTATGGGGTTTGTGCTGGCGTTCACGGGATTTGACGATGAAACTGCGTTAAAAGAGGCAATTTCGGATGCGGTTGTGCAATCAAAGGCGGAAATTGATCGCATTTTGGCCGCCAAGTGA
- a CDS encoding M23 family metallopeptidase: protein MVLSRWVIGSVAAVLAQTAAADLVLQQPVDCTLGDTCVIQQFMDHDTTDGIQDFTCDEASYDGHKGTDFRISAGDMQRGVNVLAAADGVILGLRDGMVDRRAQSQSDLDAVSGKECGNGMVLRHENGWETQYCHMKQGSVIGEKGTTIKAGTVIGQIGLSGRTQFAHLHLSVRKDGKPVDPFSPEFDSTRCTYEPESTLWDPDFAERFTYQPTKVVTVGLADTGPSVNDVMDGNWSDFQPKSDAPLVVYGIAVNGKTDDVLELTLEGPTGQIITSKRPPLEKRKAQWFGFAGKRAPAGGWAAGEYHIHVNVLRDGRVLHSETRTMTLN from the coding sequence ATGGTTTTGTCTCGGTGGGTGATTGGGAGTGTTGCGGCTGTTTTGGCGCAAACAGCGGCGGCAGATTTGGTGTTGCAGCAGCCTGTGGATTGCACGCTTGGGGACACCTGTGTGATTCAACAGTTTATGGACCATGACACAACGGATGGGATTCAGGATTTCACCTGCGATGAGGCCAGTTATGACGGGCACAAAGGTACGGATTTTCGGATTTCAGCCGGGGATATGCAGCGCGGCGTGAATGTTTTGGCAGCAGCGGATGGTGTGATCCTTGGCCTGCGCGATGGAATGGTGGATCGCCGTGCGCAATCGCAATCAGACTTGGATGCGGTTTCAGGTAAAGAATGCGGCAATGGGATGGTTTTGCGGCACGAAAATGGCTGGGAAACCCAATATTGCCATATGAAACAAGGCAGTGTGATCGGTGAAAAAGGCACAACAATCAAAGCGGGGACAGTGATTGGGCAAATCGGGTTGTCAGGCCGCACGCAGTTCGCACATTTGCACCTTTCCGTGCGCAAGGATGGCAAACCAGTGGACCCGTTTTCCCCAGAATTTGACAGCACGCGCTGTACTTATGAACCGGAATCAACGCTCTGGGACCCCGATTTTGCTGAAAGATTCACCTATCAACCAACCAAAGTGGTGACGGTTGGTTTGGCGGATACGGGGCCGTCCGTAAATGATGTGATGGATGGGAATTGGTCGGATTTTCAACCCAAATCCGACGCCCCGCTGGTGGTGTATGGGATTGCGGTGAACGGTAAAACGGACGACGTTCTGGAATTGACCCTCGAAGGGCCGACGGGGCAGATTATCACATCAAAACGCCCTCCGCTGGAAAAGCGAAAGGCGCAGTGGTTTGGGTTTGCTGGGAAACGGGCGCCTGCTGGCGGTTGGGCCGCGGGTGAATACCATATTCATGTGAATGTTTTGCGCGATGGTCGGGTTTTACATTCCGAAACCCGAACGATGACGCTGAATTAG